Proteins found in one Plasmodium knowlesi strain H genome assembly, chromosome: 12 genomic segment:
- a CDS encoding zinc finger protein, putative: protein MPLSTRKKKHPRNTIKSKILKTRKRKRDYDEVYKDYLNQPALPYDEDKKGGGQHKCYACDIYFINDDAKKQHEKTKKHKRRVKMLNTETPYTYKDALKAAEISL, encoded by the exons A tGCCTCTGTcgacgagaaaaaaaaaacacccgCGCAATAcgataaaaagtaaaattctGAAGaccagaaaaaggaaaagagattACGATGAAg TATATAAGGATTATCTCAACCAACCGGCCCTTCCGTACGATGAAGATAAAAAGGGAGGCG gacaACATAAGTGCTATGCTTGcgacatttattttataaatgaCGACGCGAAGAAACAACACGAAAAAACGAAGAAACACAAGAGGAGAGTGAAAATGCTTAACACAGAGACGCCCTACACTTAT AAGGACGCCCTTAAGGCTGCTGAGATTTCCCTTTAA